One Canis lupus baileyi chromosome 1, mCanLup2.hap1, whole genome shotgun sequence genomic window, tcagtttcttcctctgtaaaataggggCAGAGACAGCACCCACCTACGGGGAGTTTTGTGAAAAGGTAAtgtttagggtttttgtttgtttgtttcggATTGTGAATAATTATTCCACCAAGTATTACTGAGCGCCTACACCATGCCCAGTCCTGTGTGGGACTATGCCTGGGGACAGTGGTGATGACGTCCTGGCCCAGTCCTCCTGGGCTCACAATCCAGTAGGAAAGACAGACCCATTACTAGGCAGTGATGACCCAGCCTGAGGTCTAagaagggcttcctggaggaggggcatCATCCATTTTAAGTATAATAAAGACCTACTGTTCATGGTGTTGAACCAACCCGGTCCctcatcttgggcagcccagtcGGGAAAGAATATAGCAGAGAAACAGCTCTCCCATTCCTGACAAGTGACTTCACCTCTGTGGGCCCCCATGCCCTCGTGGAATTAACAGGGCCCCTGCTCCCGAGGTTCTTGTGAGGATTTTTTTGAGACCATGAAGTTCAAAGTCCTTGGCACAGGTCAAGTAGACAACGTTCAATACATTTGAATCCTTGCCTCCTCAAAAGATgcagccccctctcccccccagcAAAAGACCACTCAGATTTCTCTATAGGATTTTTATTGGAGGTTGGGGGTAGACATGAACATCATGAAGTCCTTGGCAAGGAGCCAGGGGATGGGAAATTTCAGAGCCCCCTCCTGGGGCACACAGGCCAGAGTAGAGGGGCGGCTCTCCTGGTGTTCAGGAGAAGGCAGTTTTGAGATGCTCCTTCACTTTCTTGAAAGCCTCAGAAAACCAGTTTCTGcagggagagatgggggaggagtCACTGAGTTTGGTGTTTCAGGGCAGGTCAGAGGGCCCAAATCCTGCCTCCTACCTGCCTCCCCcatcttcccttttcccttcccccaAGGACAGAGCATGGTTCCCTGTGGAACTGGGAGGAGCCCTGGGCTGGATTTCCCAGATGGGCCAGAGCCCTTTGAAGTCAGAACACTCCACCCTGGGCACAACTTTCAAGGCTTGCTATCTCTTGCTACCAAGCCTGCTCTTGGCACGCTGTCCCCTAGTTATTCAGGGGCACTCTTCAGCCTTCTTGTTTTTTGCCCAGGCTGTGTCCCTGGCCTGGATTATGTTCATATCTTCCtggctcagggcctttgcactcacCCTCCACAGGAACATTCTTCCCATGTTTCTAGGCCTGGCTGGATTTTCCTAATCactcagatctctctctctctctctctctctctcgttctctctctctctctctcttttaaagtaaGACAGCCAGGCTTCATGTAggtttgaactcaccaccctgagatcaagactggaactgagatcaagagtctgaagcttaacctactgagccacccaggcgccctgaagcAATAACACTTTAAATTGAGATATGAAAAGGGGagtctggctggctcaggaggtattatatacaactcttgatctcagggtcatgagttcaagccccacactggttGTCTACATCCACCCTGTTTATTGTCTTCTCAGTATTTAGCCCCATCTGGGCTGACCTGCTGGAAATTCACTGGTTTACAATCTGTTCCCTGTGGGCTGGGACTTTATCTCATTCATCACTATTATTCCCCACACTGGAACAATCCTGGACATTTAGCAGATGCCCAATAAATACTTGTTCATGAATGAATGATCCTCTAATCTAAGTGGCCAAATGGAGTCACTGTTGGTTAAAAAGCATACTGAGCAtttaccatgtgtcaggcactatgcaAATCCCCTAGTTTACTTCTCCTCAGAACCATCCATGtaacagaggaggaagaaggctCATCCAGATCTATTCTGGAATCACACAAAGAGAACTGAGTCTTTGCTAGCCTGTGGACCTGGGGTGACTCGACACCCAAGCTCGGCCTTTTACCACCACACAGGACCACTTCTACACTGTGGCCTAGGTAGGAGTCAGGAACCTGTCCCCCACATCTGGGCACCCTGCGATCCAGCCATGACCACATGGAAGCTGTCAGCCTCTccaggtctcagtttccccaatcTGTTAATGATATACCCCAGCCCTCCCAAACCCTGAGAAGGTTCCTAACCGGGTCTTTGCAGGAATGTCGCTCTTCTTGATGCTCTCAATGGCTGCCCGGGCCTTGTCTTCCAGGGTGTTACCAAACTCCTTCAGCTTATCCGGGATGCGCTCAAAAGTGCTGGAGATTTCTCCGGCCGCCTGGGCGGGGGCTGGACCTGCCCAGAGACGGGCAGGGGTACAAAAATGTCAGTATTGGGAAGCCTCAGGCTGAGATTCTGGGGACGGGAAAGGAGATCTTTAAATGATTCTTGGAGGTCATGGCTTTaggctgggaaggggaggggggaagatgGACTAAGGCGACCAGATGGAGCTCAAGCTGCCGGGAATTAGCTTACTGtcaggcctccctcctccccctcccctttccagGTTGTAAAAGCAGGACAGCCAATCCTGGAGGGGCAAGTCAATACATCATCTGTTGCTAGGGCTTCCTGAGGTAGACTTGCCACCTGCCGGCCCTCCCCTTAGAGCACCCTCACCCACCTTGCccggttgggggtggggtgattGGTGAGAGATAGGAAAACCAGGGCACAGAAGGGGCCCCAGAGCTCTCAAGCGTCCTCCAAGCTTGGAGCCCAGGCACGTAGGCAGCTTCAAGCTTCCAAATCTCAAACCCCCAGATTCTTCTATCCCGCTTTTACCTTCCAAAACCATCGACAGAACCACCACCAAAACCGGGAGCGACAGAATGAGCCTCATGGCGGGGCCGGAGGGGCTCTCTGGAAGCAGAAGCAGGGGTGGGAGCGATCAGTGacacccctcctccctccccggaGTTCCCTCCACCCCTTTTCTAGTGTTCTTGGAGGGGCAGCCCTCCCGGGGCATCAGGGGCATCAGGTATCGAGCACCAACCTGGAGCGGTCTCGGAAAGCGCAGGTGGGAGGTCCTGGCCTGGCCCAGGCCTTTATCGGGCTGGGGTGGAGGCGGGGCAGGTTAATCCCTCCCCTTAAGCCTCCGGGCCGCTGGCCTCCCCCCACTCCCGTGCCCACCCACCATTTCCTCTTCCCTGCCTGGCTGGTGGGCTGCGGGGGTCAGGTGGGCCTGGGCACATCCCTTGTCCCTTAAGCCACTTGCTGTTCAGCACCTGCACCTCTAAATCTCCCTGTTGGTGGATCTCAGCCTGCCATAGTCCCTTCCCTACATGTGAGGGCTGGGGGCGTGTTTCTCCTGCTGAACTCAAGGGTCTCTCTGTCACCGAGCATCTCTGTAATTTGCTGGAACTCTCCAGGCCTCCTCTTCCATCCCCTTTCTCTTCTTAGCAAGCCTCTTCAGCGCAAGCAACTCCCAACTCCATGACTCCAGGGTCACCCAGTCTACCCCCACATTCCTAGACCCTGGCCACTTCCAGTCTCACTTGCAGACCAGCCCTCAAGCCCCCCACCTCTCTGCATCTGGGAGCATCCCAGACCTCCACGGATGTGCTCTGAGGTCTTCATtccacagccccctcccctgccccatgcACATCGATCTTTGGGGCAGGAATCTTTGCAACCTGTCTCAACTGCAAAACCCCAGCTGCAAGGATCCCAGGGTGTGCGCCTCCATCCATTCCACCAGGCCCCTCCTAGCCCTTTGCTCTCCCACTCTGCGAGCTTCCGGGCCCCCTGGTAAACAGTGCATCTGCCCTTGCCCCTTCGGGCCCCTCCTGGCACCAagctctccccccctcccctgtctCTCCTCCCACCACATCCGTCCCTCAGGGCTGGAGTCCAATGCTTCCCCCCTTCCTCTGGCTGCCTTTGACCGCCAGTGATCCCTGGCAGCTGTGGGGAGGGTGGCCCTGGCCTCAGACTTGAGGTTGGCTGGCCTTGTGCCCCCACAACCACGTGTCagcctgggggtggtggtgggaggggacgGTTATGAAAGGGACGCACAGACATGACCCTGGCAGGATTGCGACAAccccttggctggctcagtgcaTCCAGACCCTGTCAGCCCTCCAGCTGCCTTCCCAGACATCTGCTTCCCCTGCGAGCCTAGCATTCCCCAGACATCCACCCAGAggtctcttctccttccttccccaccccaccggAATAGAAGAATGACTTGGCTTTTCCAGTCTCCTCCTCCTCATGCTAGCTACAGGGGTTTccatttacagatggggaaaccgaggcacagccAAGAACATTCAATGGCTCAGCACCATTGGGGCGAAGGGAGGGGTGGCTCTCTGTCTGTCCCCTTTCTGGACTTCAGGCTGCCCCTCTGAATCTCTGAGGGGGATCAGCTTCTGCCCCACAGCACCCCCTGCCAGGCTCTGTTCCCCAAAACTTCTCCAGCCCTGGTGCCATCTCTAGACCTGACTGCTGTCTTCATCCATGAGAACCCAAGATTCAGTTCTTCAAGGGGGAGACACGGTTGATCCCAGGCCGTGCATTGACAGCTGTGGCTCAGAGGGCTTGGCCCCAGCTCCAGGGCATACAGTGAATCAGCAGCACACTTGGCTGGAACTAGTCCCCCTGCCTCTAAGCCCACTGGCCCTTTGCTCACCAAGCCTAGGGTGAGTcatctgggggggtggggaggacagccTGCCCCCAGAAGGGCACTCAGGGCAGCTGGTGAAAGCTCGGAGTTCAGAATGTGCAGGAGCCACGTGGAATAGTGCAGCTGGGCCTAGGAGTTACAAGCTCAAGCCCTGGCCTGTCCTCTGGGCTGGAACCCTGCTCCCCTCCTCTGGGAAttgagggggtgggagtgaatgccAGCAGGTGGCCCCAGGCTCCTGGCTTCAGTCTGCACCACTCTGAAGGTCAGCTCCCAGCTGTCTCCCAGACCTGGACCCCAGTTCTTCATGGGGGCGTGGCACCccctcctgggggtggggtgggggaagggcagctTCCTCCTCTCCAGCCAGGACCCAGCACCCAGTAGGCTTGTTGGGAGAGACCAGAGGTCAGCAACCCAACTGGAGGGTAGAGGAGAGGatgagggcagggggcagggaagatCAGATGAAGAGATCTGCGGATCCAGAGGGAactggagaggcagagagggcccAAGTGCAACAGAATGGTGGAGAGGACCAACCCAgagggcaggagaagagaaacaagaaacaagCAGGAccagaaggtgtgtgtgtgggggaaacaggaggagaaagagataaaagatagAGGTGGAGGAaaacaggaagcaagaaaaatgaaGCCTCTCACTCACCCAGAGGAGGCGGGAGGCCAGGAGGCAGAATCAGATAAGGCCGGGGAATGCCAAGAAGGGCTTaaccagggaggcctgggtggttcagtccgcTAAGCACCCATGCCTTGGGCAGCTCtggtcataatcccagggccctgggatcgagccctgcatctggctctctgctcagtggggagcctgtttctccctctgctgtgctctctttcaaataaataaaatctttcttttagggacgcctgggtggctcagcggttgagcatcttgctTTCatctcggggcatgatcccggggtcctgggatgagttctgtatcaggctccctgatacagccttcttctccctctgcctatgtctctgcctctctctgtgtgtctctcatgaataaataaattaaatattttaaaaaataaaaattaaaagggggAACTTAATCATAATTGCAGTGGTGTCAGGTCTTTGGGGTCACAACTCCATGAAGCCAGTATCCTGAAGCTGAGCAAGCTCAGGCTGAGAGGTTGCTTCccctatccctctgcccaccacctcCCCGGGCATAGTCAGGGGCAACTGCAGGATTCACCCTAGGGGTGGATCTATTCCAGAACCTTGTCTCAGAGCCAGAAGggacagggaggcagggaagagagagattgagtACTGCTGAGCAGAGACAGAGCAAGAAGGGAGACTctgaaaggaacagagggagggatCAGAAGGGACCAAAAAccagacacacaagcagaggggaccGGACAGAGTGGTGTGGCCAgtgtggggaagaaaagagaaactgaggcagagccGGGAGTAATCACACACAGAAGTCCAGCAGCTGCTGTGGAGCTTGGTGAATCTTTATTAAGCTAGGGCCCTTTCAGGAGgacagctgggggcaggggcaggcctcCTGGAGGCCGGTGGGAGCAGGCAGGGGGCACGGGAAGGAGTTGGGGGAGGCCCAGCAGGTGGCATGCGGGGCGCTCATGGTTCCTCCACAGGCTTAGAGGTGGGGATGGTGGCCACGGCCGCCTGCACCTTCTCCACCAGCCCGTCCCACTGGCGCTGCATGTCTTCCAGCAGGGGCTCGAACCAGCTCTTGAGGCGCGCCTGGAAGGCCTCGGCCTTTTGGCGTATCTGGTCGGCCTGCTCCTCCATCTTCACCCGCACCTCCTGTATCTGCTCGCGCATCTCCTCCAGGTGGCCGCGGGCCCGGCTGCTCATCTCCTCCAGCTGCCCGCGCAGCTGCTGGCCCAGGGCGTCGGCCCGCTCGAGCAGCGGCTGCGTGGCCAGGGCGCCCACCTTGGCGTTGCGCTCGCGGGCCTGCTCCAGCAGCGGCCAGAGGCGCTCGCGGATGCTGCTCACGCTGCGCTCGGCACCCTCGCGCACGCCGGCCTTGTAGACGGCCAGGCGCCTCTGCAGGTCCTCGGCGTCCCGCAGCACCCGCTTGCGCAGCTTGCGCATGTGGGAGGCGAAGCGCGCCCGCAGCTCCTCGCTGCTCTGGCCCAGCATGGCCTGCAGCTCGCCGCGGTACTGCGTCAGGCGGTTGCGCACGTCCTCCATGTCCGAGCGCAGCCGGGCCTGCGCCGCCTGCAGCTCCTTGGCCACGCGGGCCTGCGTCTCCGAGGTCATGGGGCCCAGCTGCTCGTCCAGCTCCGCCTTGTAGGCCTTCACCTCCTTCATGGTCTCATCCATCAGCGCCCTGGGGTCCGAGAGGGCGGGAGCATGTGTGTgcagagctgggggggggggcggggaacagGGAGAAAACCCCGTGGTGCGGGAGGGCATGGTGGGGGCAGGGACGGCCAGACGCGGGGATGAAAGGGAAGGGTGCGAGGGATTGAGCTAGCCTGACGGAGGGGTggccaggggcaggaggagctgAGAGAGTCAGAGGGGTCCATAGCCAGGAGCTTGAGATGGAAAGAGGGATCGAGACATGGGCAGAGATGCCCAGACTGGCGGACGCTCCAGGAGGAACTGCCCAGCGGGAGTGTCAGGGGGCACTCACGTCAGTTCCTGGGTGACCTGGGTGTTGAGCACGCCCTCTTGCACCTGGTCAGACAGCGTCTGCACCCAGCGCAGGTAATCCCAGAAGCGGGCCAGCGCCGCCTCCCAGGGCTGGCCAGTCTGCCACCCGGCCTCTGGCTCCAGCTCCTGCTGGACCTTCGGCTCCAGCTCGCGCTCCAGCTCCGGCTCCGGCTGCACATCGGCCCAGCATCCTGCACAGAGCAAGTTCGCGGCGGTCAGCCTCCCGGCCCGCTCCAGGCCCGCAGTGCCTCGTATACAGCAGGTGCTCCACATATGCTCCCGCGCTTGCTTTAGAGCACTGGCCGTCAGGGAGCCGGTGGGGGGATGCCCAGTTCACCTGACAGGCACATGTGGAGCATCTGTGTCTGCTCCGTGCAGGGCCGTGTTGCCGTGAGGAATAAACCTACTCACGGCAGACACGAATCTAAGGCTCGCTACCTGCCTGACAACAATGCATTAGGAACTGTTGTTAACTCCCGGTTTaaggatggggaaactgaggcccagagagagtaAAACAACTGCTCAGAGCCAGTGGATGGGAGGCCTCAGACCTGGGCCTCCCCTCAAGGGGAAGACAGATCAGCTGAAGGTGGGACCCAGGGATGAGAGAAGGGCCCACCCCGGGGTGCAGGTGAGGATGCGAGGAAGGGGCAGGGAACCTGAGCAAGCCCCGCCCACCTACCTGCCAGGAGCGTGACCACCAGCGCAGCCCACAGAACCTTCATCTTCCAGCCTGCGATTGGTCAGTACGAGAGAGGGAGAAATGTCAATCTGGGCAGCCAGTGGGGACCCCTCccacccggagccccgccccACCCGCTCGCGGCCCACCGAGTCTTGCCCGCGCCCCCAAGTCTGCATCGGGCCGAATCCAATCACAAACATTTACCGAGCGGTCCCTCCGTTGTTGATTTAACTCCCTCATTGTCTCCTCCTATCTCCCCATCACCAGGTCGGCCTCCGCCGCCCAAATTCCATCCCCCTCTCCCAGGGGTTCAAATTCCACTCACTCTGCCCCGAGTTGCATGAGAGCCCCGACCGTGGCTTCTAAGTTCCAACCTCGCATTCCTCGTCCTCCCTTCACATTCTAAGCCCCAGCTTCACATCTAAACGTCATGTTCCACCCATGAGCTAACTTAATTCTCATTGACAAGTCCTCCGGTGAGCGCTCTGGCCACCTCGCGCCGCCCCTGGGCCTCCAAGCCCTGGAGATCTGAGGGGTCACCCGGGAAGCGCTCAAGGAATGGCAGTGACAATTCGTGGCCTGGCTCATCCGGTTCTTCGAGAGGTCCagctgctccccccgccccaccttcCAGCCAGGACGGGATGCTCTTGCGGCCCACTCCTCCTCCTAGGTCCGACCCCTGCGTGCATCCTCTTCCCCGGCTGCTGCCTTTGCCCCGGTCCTCGCGTCTGACAGTCACCTCGCCCCAGCCCGTCGCTCCCGGGAGCCCTGAGCTGGTCTCTGTGCCCTCAACTCGGTTTCTCACCGGCTCCCGGGAATCCTCCTCCTTCGCCTCCGCTCGGGCTGAGTAGGACTCAGGGATACCAGACTCGTCCAATTATAATGTTCCCCCTGCCCCGCCCACTCCTCCCCGGCCCGGGAGCTGGGCCGGCCCCCAGTCACGAGGTGGGCtgttctcccccaccccttcccacacccggcagggggaaggaggggggtggTTGGAGGCCCTGTgatgcccctccaccccaccctggcccccacGAAGGGAGGTGACATCTCAGTAACTCAGGCCCCCTCCTCCGCTCGGAGGGGCTAGGCACGCCAGGGAAGGAGCTGTGGCAGACCCCGGCACCCCTTCGCGCCCCTTCTTTTCTCTGATGGATGAATCAAATTTggaagagggggctgggggctgaaaTCCTGGGGCAGAGGCGAAGAGAAGGCTGGGGTTTTGGATTCCTGGGTTCcaaggggaggtggctgggggtgcTGCCTAGACTCCTGGGACTCAGGGAGAGCAGGACCAGAGGCCCAGACCCAGAAGGGATGGGGGGGCACTGTGTAAACCTGGGTTTTAATCCTAGCTTCCCCTTTGGCTGTGACCTCGGGCACAGGCGAGCACCTCTCTGAGTCCCGCTTCGCATTTCCAAAATGCAGATCCAGCCCTCCTCCCTAGGAGGAACATTGTAGGTCCCGGCGCGCCCCCGCAGGATGCCCTCCGCGGGGCTATGGAGCCCTCCGGCTGCCGGGTTAGGACTGCGGACTCTGGGCCGAAACCGGGTTCCTgccagctgcatgaccttgggcaagcgaTCGAGCTTCTCTCACCACCCTACTCCTTGCTCCACAAAACCAGGAAAATGGTCCCACTTACACCACCGTTCGGTGATGCAAGCTGCTGAGTGCACGAAATCCCGAGAACTGTTCCTGGGGCAGACGGGGCCAGCTGCTCTGATTGGCCACGTCGAGACCCGTCACCTTGCTAGCAGCCCGCTTGGAGTCCTGGCTGTTCCCCAGAGAAGCCCAGGTTGAGGTGGGTGAGGCCACACGGCAAAGTAGGGCCGAGCTTCATGCCTGCTGCCTCAAGGGTGCGTGAACACTGGGTGCCGTGGGGT contains:
- the APOC1 gene encoding apolipoprotein C-I — encoded protein: MRLILSLPVLVVVLSMVLEGPAPAQAAGEISSTFERIPDKLKEFGNTLEDKARAAIESIKKSDIPAKTRNWFSEAFKKVKEHLKTAFS
- the APOE gene encoding apolipoprotein E; protein product: MKVLWAALVVTLLAGCWADVQPEPELERELEPKVQQELEPEAGWQTGQPWEAALARFWDYLRWVQTLSDQVQEGVLNTQVTQELTALMDETMKEVKAYKAELDEQLGPMTSETQARVAKELQAAQARLRSDMEDVRNRLTQYRGELQAMLGQSSEELRARFASHMRKLRKRVLRDAEDLQRRLAVYKAGVREGAERSVSSIRERLWPLLEQARERNAKVGALATQPLLERADALGQQLRGQLEEMSSRARGHLEEMREQIQEVRVKMEEQADQIRQKAEAFQARLKSWFEPLLEDMQRQWDGLVEKVQAAVATIPTSKPVEEP